AACATCGTTCGCACATCAGAACAATCGCTGGTCAGCACAGGCATAGAACGTTTGGTCATTCGAGGCGATGAAGCCAATACCATCACCTTATCAAAATGCTGCCATCCCATCCGAGGAGACGCCATCATCGGTCACCTCATGCGCCGACAAGGCTTGGTGGTGCACACCGCTGACTGCCCGAACGCTCGCTCACAACGTGCGCAAGACAACCTGCGTTGGATCTCGCTTGAATGGGACTTACAAGCCGAATTGGCCGACCCATTCCCCGTTGCATTGCAAATCATCGCAGGTGATGAGCGCGGTTTATTGGCAAAAGTGGCCAGTAAAATCAGTGAAGCAGGTGCCAACATCGAAGTGGTTCACTCTCAAGTATTGCACAACCATGTACACGTCGACATCGTCATCGATGTCACCGATCGTGTGCATTTGGCACAAGTCTTTAAGAACCTGCGCACCTTGACACGCGTTGAAAAAATTGCGCGCCGATTTGGACATAAAGCAAAACGCTGATGCATGACGAATCAACCCGCATCACATGTGTTTATGGCATATAATCAAAAAATTAAAAGCGACTGCAATGCAGTCGCTTTTTAAAAAAATTTATAATGTCCGTCATCAATCGCCCGCCATGCTGTGCGTGGCTCATGTGATTTTCTTATGTTTTATGCGGTTTCAATCTCAATGACTGTGTTTAATATTTTTAATACTGTGTCTATTATCCACTCAAACCATTTCTCTTAAACAATCGCAAAATGGGGTTCTACTTTGTGATTAACCTTGCGGAACATGTATATGTCAACCATCGCTTACGTATTTATTGCATTCATTGCTTGTTTACATCTGTACATTCTTGTTTTAGAAATGTTTTGGTGGAACACCCCCAAAGGGCAGAAGGCATTCAAACTCACACCTGAATTCACAGCTCAAACCACAGCACTGGCGGCCAATCAAGGCCTATACAATGGTTTTCTGGCCGCAGGACTGTTTTGGTCTTTGTTGCACCCAAACCCCGCATTTGCCAAACAAATTGCGTTGTTTTTCTTATGCTGTGTCGCCATCGCAGGTGTTTACGGGGCGCTGACAGCCGCAAAAAAAATCCTTTATATTCAAACAGTTCCTGCCGTTCTTGGAATTTCAGCCGTTCTTTTGAGCTAAAAATGCGCAAAACCGTATTTTTATGTGCATTGGTGCGATAAAAACGGCATAATAAGCCATCCTTTTATGACAATAGAATGACTAAATCCGTAGATTTCTCATACACCTGATTCAATTAAGACCCGATTGGAAAACTATGCTCTATCAAGTTCGTGAATGGCAACGTGCCTTATTGAAACCCCTGACCAACGCCGCACATCATGTCGCGCAAATTGCTTCAAGCCCAATGAACCCATGGGCTTATACCACAGCAGGTCAGCACATGTATGCAGGCTTTGAACTCCTGCACCGTTTGGGCAAAGAATACGAAAAACCCGCTTTTAACATCAACTCTGTTCAAGTCAATGGTAAAGAAACAGCCATTACCGAGCGCACAGCCATCAAACACGCATTTTGTAATTTAATCGAGTTTGTTCGTGATGTCCCTGCCGATGTGGCCAAAAACAGCCCAACCGTCATGGTGTGCGCGCCTTTATCAGGTCATCATTCCACCTTGTTGCGCGACACAGTACGCACCTTATTGCAAGACCACAATGTCTTCATCACCGACTGGGTGGACGCGCGCATGGTGCCACTGTCTGAAGGCTCATTTGGCCTCAACGATTACATTCATTACATCCAAGATTTCATTCGCCAACTGGGCGGCAAAGTGCACCTGCTTTCGGTCTGTCAACCCACAGTACCCGTTTTGGCAGCAGTCTCATTGATGGCCAGTGCGGGCGAGCCGTTGCCCTTATCCATGACCATGATGGGCGGTCCAATCGATACGCGTCAAAGCCCCACCGAGGTCAATGATTTGGCCACTGAACGCCCTTTGTCGTGGTTTCAAACCAATGTGATTTACACAGTCCCCACGAAATACCCTGGCTATATGCGCCACGTTTATCCAGGTTTCTTGCAACATGCAGGATTCGTCGCGATGAATCCAGGTCGTCATGCCAGCTCACATTGGGACTATTATCTCAATTTGCTCAAAGGCGATGATGAGGACACTGAGCAACACCGTCAATTCTATGACGAATACAATGCGGTGTTGGATTTACCTGCTGAATTCTACCTCGACACCATCCAAATCGTATTCCAAGAGCACGCCTTACCTCGTGGCACATGGCATGTGAACGGTCATCGTGTTGCCCCAGAAGACATCAAAAACACGGGTTTATTAACAATTGAAGGTGAATTAGACGATATTTCAGGTCCTGGCCAAACCAAAGCGGCATTGGATTTATGCTCAGGCATTCCAAATACAGATAAAAAACACTACACGGCCATCGGCGCAGGTCACTACGGTATTTTCTCTGGCCGTCGTTGGCGTGAGTTGGTGTACCCAGAAGTGCGTGATTTTATTGCATCATTTGAAAAAAAATCAGCAGTGCCCAACGTACAAACCAAAACTGTTGAAGCCAAAACGAAAACCAATGCCGTGCAGAGCGAGAAAAAAAACCCTGCGGTAGCAATCCATCCATCCGTGCCCCAAGTGACGGCTAAAACCACTGCTGCAGCACCTGACGTTAAGGTTGAGGCCACCCCAACCCAAAGCAAAACGGTGATGGCAAAGCCAACAACAGACGTTAAAACGAAGGAAACGGCAATACAACCTGTTGCAAAAGCAGCACGACCCAAAGCAGTGATTGAAAGCAAAGCAGCTGCAGTGGCTCAAACAGCGGGGAAAACCGAAGCCAAGGCCAAGCCAATTAAAGTCGCAAC
The window above is part of the Ephemeroptericola cinctiostellae genome. Proteins encoded here:
- a CDS encoding DUF1304 domain-containing protein → MSTIAYVFIAFIACLHLYILVLEMFWWNTPKGQKAFKLTPEFTAQTTALAANQGLYNGFLAAGLFWSLLHPNPAFAKQIALFFLCCVAIAGVYGALTAAKKILYIQTVPAVLGISAVLLS
- the phaZ gene encoding polyhydroxyalkanoate depolymerase: MLYQVREWQRALLKPLTNAAHHVAQIASSPMNPWAYTTAGQHMYAGFELLHRLGKEYEKPAFNINSVQVNGKETAITERTAIKHAFCNLIEFVRDVPADVAKNSPTVMVCAPLSGHHSTLLRDTVRTLLQDHNVFITDWVDARMVPLSEGSFGLNDYIHYIQDFIRQLGGKVHLLSVCQPTVPVLAAVSLMASAGEPLPLSMTMMGGPIDTRQSPTEVNDLATERPLSWFQTNVIYTVPTKYPGYMRHVYPGFLQHAGFVAMNPGRHASSHWDYYLNLLKGDDEDTEQHRQFYDEYNAVLDLPAEFYLDTIQIVFQEHALPRGTWHVNGHRVAPEDIKNTGLLTIEGELDDISGPGQTKAALDLCSGIPNTDKKHYTAIGAGHYGIFSGRRWRELVYPEVRDFIASFEKKSAVPNVQTKTVEAKTKTNAVQSEKKNPAVAIHPSVPQVTAKTTAAAPDVKVEATPTQSKTVMAKPTTDVKTKETAIQPVAKAARPKAVIESKAAAVAQTAGKTEAKAKPIKVATPVKAALPAAAAAEAKTVEIKTADVVKPSRTAAEIKTETSAKQAAVKIDYAGMANVKKDNEVKK